The sequence ACACCATCGCGTCGAACGTCTTCTCCGACGGGAGGATGACGCCCAGGCTCACGCCGGACTCCAGCGACTGGAAGGCCCAGTCCAGCGTCACGGCGTCGCTCTCGGTCTGCACGGAGGACGCCGACAGCACCCCGGCCGGGTAGTCGTAGTTCTCCCCTCCCGCCACGGCGAAGTGGACGCGCACGTCGCGGGCGGGCAGCGCCGGGTCCAGCTTGTAGACGAAGGAGTTCAGGCCCCGGGCGCGGTAGCGGATGGAGAAGCGCGACGTGGCGTCCTTGGCGATGCGGCCCGTCCACACCAGCCGGTTGCCGGACTCGCCCAGGTCCAGGCTGGACTCCTTGCCGTCCACGAGGAACTGGAGCTCGGAGAGGAGCACCTGGGACTTGTCCATCTCGATGGGGAAGATGAACGCCACGTCGATGTCGCGGCCCTCGCGGTTGACCACCGCGTAGTCGGCGTCGAGCGTGAAGTCGAAGCCGGAGAAGTAGCGCAGGCCGCGCTTGCGGTAGTTCATCTGCGCCTTCACCTGGACGTGCTGCCGGTCGAAGGCCAGCGGCTTCAGCTCGGTGAAGATGGTGCCGCTGTGCACGTAGCGCAGCGACGGTGCGGGCTGGGTGACGGGCGCGCCCCAGCGGTCCTCCACCCCGGCGGCCAGCTCGGAGTTGGCGAAGTCCGTCCGGTCCGCCACCTGTCCGGCGATGACGGCCGTGGCGAACACGACGATGAGGAGGCTGCCGAAGACGTGGTGCGCGACCAGCCACCGCAGGGCCCGGCGAACGGGCCCGTCAGACGTGCGCGGAGGGCGGGGAGGAAGGGGCGGAGCGTTCATGAGCGCAGGATGGAGCCCCGGTGTGCAACCCGGATGACCGGCTCGTGCGCTTCATGAGGAATGATTGTGCAGAAATCGTGCAGGCCCGCGCACGGCGCGCCAGACCCGGCGGATCCACACATCGACGGAGAAGACCTCACCCGAGCGCATGATCACCTCCAGGTGGTATTCGGGAGCAGATCGAAGGCCGCTGATCCGCGCACGAAAAAGCAGATCGCACGGGTCTGGATCACCTACGCGTCTCTGTCGTAGTGGTGCGTCGCGATCAGCTCACGAGCGCGGCGCACTCCCCATCCAGGAGTGTGTGACAGGGTAGGCAGACAGGCATGGCAGGTGCGCGCCGGGGTGTCCCGCGCATCGGGATCAGGGACGTGGACACCGACGAACACCGGACGGACGCAGGGGGCCTGACGCTTCGAGCGCGGGTCCTTGGGAGGCAGTGAATCGTGGGCGGGTTGGACTGGGTTCAGGTGGACGTCGGCTTTCCCATGAGCCTCGCCGTGGTGGGCGCCGCGCGCTCGCTGGGCATGGAGCGTCGGGCCTTCCTGGGCGCCATCGTGGAGCTGCAGATCTGGGCCGTGCAGGCCCTCCCCTCCGGGCGTTTCGAGCCCTTCTCCGTGTCCGCGGCCGCGTCCGGCGGACGTCCGGAGGACGCGTCCCTGGACGAGGCCATCTGGTGCGAGGCGGTCGAGGGTGCCGTCCGCTGGACTGGCGCTCCCGGTGCCTTCTGGGCCGCGCTGCTTCGCACCGGCATCCTCGTCCGCGAAGGCGACAGCGTCCGGCTCACCCTGTGCGACCGCTACGTGCAGGTCCTCGAAAAGAGGAAGAAAGAGGCCGAGCGAAAGCGAAGGGAGCGCGCCAACAAGGCCGCGGCGGCGTCCGGCGGACGTCCGGCGGACGCGCCAGGGACATCCCCCGCTAGAAGGAAGAGGGAGAAGGAGACGGAGAAGAAGAGTTCTTCTGCTGCAGCAGTGGCGATGGAGGTCCTGGTGTCCCCGGGACATCTCGCCCCCGTTCCGCCGCCTCCGGACGAGGTGCTGTCCGAGGACAGCGACCCCGTGCAGCTCGCCCTTCCCGGCACCCACCTCGTCCCCGTGTCCCTGTCGCCCGAGGAGCGACGCCACGCCGAGGCGCCCGAGCCGGACGCCGCCCCACCCCGCGTCCCCCAGGCCCAGGCGGAGGCCTTCTTCGAGACCTTCCAGCATGAGCGCGCCCGGACCTTCCGGGGCGTGCCCCGCGAGGACATGCCCGCGTCGTGGGCGGACTGGTACCGCCACGCCCTGGCCCGGGTGGGCGGCGACGAAAGCCGCCTGCTGACGGCCTGCCGCGGCTACCTCCACTCCGACTGGGGCCGCTCACGCCAGCCGGTGGGAACATCCGTCGCCTTCTGCTCCCCCAAGGTCTGGGTGCGCTACGTCCCGCATGAGCAACCGGACGCCGCCGAGCCCACCGAGCTCCCCTCCGTGGACGTGTCCAGCCCGGCCGGTCGCGCCTGGCAGCGGTGCCTCACCCGGCTCCACGAGCAGGGCAAGCGCTACGCCCTCCTGTGGCTCCAGAAGGCCCGGGCGGTGGACGTGGAGGACGGGAGGCTGATCCTCTCCGTGCCCGACGTCTACTTCCGCCAGTGGGTGGAGGAGAACTACGGCCCGCTGGTGGAACTGCTGGTCCGCGACTGCGGTCTGCTGGGAGTGCGGTGGCTCGTGCCCGAGGCCGACGAGGCGCACGGCGCAATGGGCGGTACACCCAGGTAGGCGCGGAGCCGGATTCGCCACCGTGGGAAGGGATTTTCCCATCCCCACCGGGCACGCGACTTGCTGGCTATCCGGCAGCAGCGAACAGCCAGGAGAGTGGATGCGCGGCGGGTGGCGATGGGCGGTGGTGGTGGGCATGGCGGTGCTGCTGGGCGCATGCGGTGAGTCCTCGGACACGGACGACGCGGATGCACCGAGCGGCCCCGGCCCGTGGCCCACGGACGCGGTGAAGGACTATACGGCGGCGTTTGGCCTGGGCTCCGGAGTGCGAAGCGTGGGCGTCGACGAGGGGCACAACCTCTGGCTGCTCCGGGGCGCGGAGATTGGCGTGCTGCGGCCTGGAGACACGAAGCCCACCTGGACGCGTGGCGTGGGCCAGGCGGCGGATGGCTTCGGGCGGGACAAGAAGGCGCTCGGCTCCACCGTCATCTGCGGAGGCGAGGCGGGCCGCGCGTACGTGGGCTACCACACGTATGAATTGCAGCCGGAGATTCCCGACAAGCCCCACGCGTACATCCCCGCGCCCGGCGAGCCGCACTACACCGCCGAGCGCTTCGCGGAGTACCAGAAGGGAGACCTGGACGCGGTGCGGGTGGAGTCCGACGGCACGGTGGTGCTGGAGGAGCACCTGTGGCGCAGCGCGGGCGTGTCGGGCGGCAGCCGGCAGCTCGGCCCGCGCAACACCAATGACTTCCACTACGACGAGGACCGCTCCGTCCTCACCTGCCAGCGGGTGATGCGCGGGCGAGACAGGGGCGATGTCTACCTTGGCACCAACCATGGCGTGTCACTGGTGCGGGGCCTCACGTACAACAGCCATCGCCACGCGGCCTGGTATCGCGAGACGCAGCGGCAGGATGGCAGCGTGGACCAGTCGCTCCAGGCGGGCTTCAACTGGGGGCTCGGCATCGGCCCCGACGGTGAGGTGCTGGTGGCCAACGACTGGCTGGTGGGCATCCTCGAACCGAATGGCGTGCTGGAGGACTTCGACAAGGAGCGCACCTGGGAGGGCCCGGTGCCCTGGCGCTACAAGGGCCACAACGCGCAGCTCAACAGCCTGGAGGCCTTCGACCACTGGCGCGCCGTCGCCCGCACGAAGCGGGGCGTCACCTGGGTGGGCAGCCGCGACTTCGGCCTGTGGCGCATGGACGTGAAGGACCGCTCCAGCGCGACGTACAGCCGCGTCAACGCCCTGCCCTCCGACAACGTGTCGGCCATGGCGGCCACCGACGGCGGAATCGTCTACGTGGGCACCGACGGCGAGGGCCTGTGGCGCGTCGAGGAGGACGGCGAGACGCTCACCCGCGTCGACGCGGTGAAGGGCGCGAAGGTGCTCCAGCTCGTGTACGACCCCACCGTTGCTCCGGCCATGCTGTATGTCCTGACTGACTCAGGCCTTACCGTGCTGCGAGAAGACTGACACCGGCCTTGAAGCCTGTCACCGGCCGGGCAGCGTCCTGTGCCCGGCTCCGGTGAAAAGTTGCCGCTACGCGATTGCAGCCGCCACCCGTCTATGTGTGTGGCTTGACGGTGGAGGAAGAAGCCTGTTCCGCTGCGGGCATGCTCAACCAAGACTCGGAATATCAATCGTGCGTGCAGAACTCGGAGCGTGTCGCGTGGCGCATCGACGAGGTCCTGCCCCGGAACGCGGTGATTGACTTCAGCCGGCGCATCCTCCCGGACGCCTTGACTGGCACCGGGGGCATCCGCTGTCTGACGGAAGCCGAGCAGTTGAAGCTCAACCACATCCGCACCAACAGCTACGCGCATCTATTCTTGTTCCTGGAGGAGTACGTCGTCGCCCTGATGTCGCAGCGGGCCGGCCTTGAGCTCCACTCGAACCCGACGCAGATGCGCGCCCTCATCCGCTTCACGGAGGAGGAGATCAAGCACCAGCAGCTCTTCGCCCGCTACAACAACCTGTTCGCGGAGGGGTTCAAGCTGGCGCCCGCCCTCCTCGACAATCACGTCCAGGTGGCCCGGGCCATCCTGACGAAGTCCCAGCTCGCCATCCTCATCTTCAACCTGCACATGGAGCTGATGACCCAGCAGCACTACGTGGAGACCATCCGTGACAATGGCGACGAGCAGCTGGACCCGCTGTTCTGCAGCATCCTCAAGCACCACTGGCTGGAGGAGACGCAGCACGCGCGCCTCGACTACCTGGAGGCGCAGAAGGTCCTCTCCCAAGCGCCGGACGCCGCGGCCGCGCTGGAGCAGGCCATGACCGAGTACACCGAGCTGCTCGCCGCGGTCCGGGGCACCCTCATCGCCCAGCTCGAGCTGGACATCCAGACCCTGGAGAAGTCTCTGGGACGGACGTTCACCGAGGCCGAGCGGAAGGAAATCTTCGACGCCCAGGAGCGCTCGTACGTGTGGACCTTCATCGGCATGGGGATGAAGGCCCCCCTCTTCCTCTCCCGCGTGCGCTCGCTGTCGCCCGTGGCCGAGCAGCGCATCCTCGACCTGGCCCCCACGTACTACGCCTGAGGAGGCTCAGCCCACCGGCAGCGGCTTCACCTCGAGCTGCTTGGAAGCCAGGAACTCCGCGTTGAACACCTTCGAGGCGTAGCGGCTGCCGTGGTCGCACAGGAAGGTGACGATGCGGAGCCCCTCTCCCTGGTGGCGGCGGGCCAGCTCCCACGCGGCCCGCACGTTGATGGCGGCCGAGGTGCCCACCACGAGCGCGTCCTCGCGGGACAGGTGGTAGAGCATCTCCAGCATGTCCTGGTCATCCAGGCGCACGGCCTCGTCCACGCGGGCGCGCCGGAAGTTCTCGGTGAGGCGCATGATGCCGATGCCCTCGGTGATGGAGGAGCCGGAGCACTCCAGCTTCCCCTCGCGCACGAAGCAGTAGAGGCCCGAGCCCGGCGGGTCCACCAGCACCACGCGCAGGGCCGGGTTCTTCTCCTTCAGGAAGCGGCTCACGCCGGACATCGTCCCGCCGCTGCCCACCGAAGCGACGAGCACGTCCACGCGCCCCTCGCACTGCTCCCAGATTTCCGGCCCCGTCGTCTCGTAGTGGAAGTCGCCGTTGGCCGGGTTCTCGAACTGGTTGGCCCAGAACCAGCCGTGCTGCTCGGACAGCACGCGGGCCTGGTGGAAGAAGTGGCCCGGGTTGGCGAAGGGCACGGCGGGCACCTTGCGGACCTCCACGCCCATCGCCTCCAGGTACTCGTACTTCTCGCGGGCCTGGTTGTCCGGCATGGTGACGACCACGCGGTAGCCGCGCTCGCGGCCCAGCAGGCCCAGGCCGATGCCGGTGTTGCCGGCGGTGCCCTCGACAATGGTGCCGCCCGGCTTCAGCAGCCCCTGCTCCTCGGCGCGGCGAATCATCCCCTTGGCGGCGCGGTCCTTGATGCTGCCGCCGGGGTTCATGAACTCGGCCTTCCCGAGGATGTCGCACCCGGTCTGCCGGCTCAGCGAGCCGATGCGCAGCAGCGGCGTGTTCCCCACCGCGTCCCAGAGCGAACCAATGCGTGGCGCCATGCGTGTGTCCCTCGTCGCGTAGGACTCCCCCGTAGCGGAGTCTCGCGAGCGAGGCAACCCGCCTGGCACCGTCAGTCCGCGCGCATCGCTTCCACGGGGTCCAGCTTCGCCGCACGGGCGGCCGGGTAGATGCCGAACAGCAGCCCCACCCCGCAGCTCATCGCCAGGGCCAGCGCCACGGCCCAGGGCGGCACGAACATGGGGAAGCGCAGCACCCAGTCCGCGAGGAACACCAGGCCGAAGCCCAGGCCCACGCCCAGCGCGCCGCCCATCAGCGCCAGCAGCACCGCCTCCGTGGCGAACTGCCCGAGGATGCGCCTGCGCTTGGCGCCCAGCGCCTTGCGCACGCCAATCTCCTTCGTCCGCTCCATCACCGACACCAGCATGATGTTGAGGATGCCGATGCCGCCCACCACCAGCGACAGCAGGCACACGCCGATGCCGGCAATCGTGATGACGACGGAGAGCTGGTTGAAGGACGCCGTCACCGACTCGTTGGTGTGCATCTCGAAGTCGTTGGGCATGTCCGACGACACGCCCCGGCGGCGGCGCAGCAGGGTGGCCACCTCGTCCTGCGCCTTCTGGAACAGCGCCGGCTCACGCGCCTGCACGTCGACGTCGAGCGAGCGGTTCTTCCCGTAGAGCTGCTGGAAGATGCGCAGCGGCATCATCACCTGGTTGTCCAGGCTGAACATGCCCAGCATGCTCCCCCGCCGCTGCAGCACGCCAATCACGCGGAAGGGGCGGCCTTTGATTCGCACCTCGTGGCCCACCGGGTCCATGCCGGGGAAGAGCACGTCCGCCACGTCCGTGCCCAGCACCACCACGCTCCGGCCGTCCAGCGCCTCCACCTCGTTGAAGAAGCGCCCGGACTGCACCGTCAGGCCGCTGGTCACCATGTAGTTCGTCTGCGTGCCGAAGACGCGCACCGACGGCCGCGTCTCCGCGGTGGCCGTGGCCACCTTCTGCCCGCCGTCATCGT comes from Pyxidicoccus trucidator and encodes:
- a CDS encoding ABC transporter permease, which gives rise to MRAFLDNLRLALGTFLGNPLRSLLTLLGIVIGVATVITMMGLIEGLRMKVNKDLGRMGAHTFQVTKWPAGGFGRINWAKYAKRPDIGMDDVHAIMESCPSVGVVAPTDDDGGQKVATATAETRPSVRVFGTQTNYMVTSGLTVQSGRFFNEVEALDGRSVVVLGTDVADVLFPGMDPVGHEVRIKGRPFRVIGVLQRRGSMLGMFSLDNQVMMPLRIFQQLYGKNRSLDVDVQAREPALFQKAQDEVATLLRRRRGVSSDMPNDFEMHTNESVTASFNQLSVVITIAGIGVCLLSLVVGGIGILNIMLVSVMERTKEIGVRKALGAKRRRILGQFATEAVLLALMGGALGVGLGFGLVFLADWVLRFPMFVPPWAVALALAMSCGVGLLFGIYPAARAAKLDPVEAMRAD
- a CDS encoding diiron oxygenase is translated as MQNSERVAWRIDEVLPRNAVIDFSRRILPDALTGTGGIRCLTEAEQLKLNHIRTNSYAHLFLFLEEYVVALMSQRAGLELHSNPTQMRALIRFTEEEIKHQQLFARYNNLFAEGFKLAPALLDNHVQVARAILTKSQLAILIFNLHMELMTQQHYVETIRDNGDEQLDPLFCSILKHHWLEETQHARLDYLEAQKVLSQAPDAAAALEQAMTEYTELLAAVRGTLIAQLELDIQTLEKSLGRTFTEAERKEIFDAQERSYVWTFIGMGMKAPLFLSRVRSLSPVAEQRILDLAPTYYA
- a CDS encoding cysteine synthase A, with translation MAPRIGSLWDAVGNTPLLRIGSLSRQTGCDILGKAEFMNPGGSIKDRAAKGMIRRAEEQGLLKPGGTIVEGTAGNTGIGLGLLGRERGYRVVVTMPDNQAREKYEYLEAMGVEVRKVPAVPFANPGHFFHQARVLSEQHGWFWANQFENPANGDFHYETTGPEIWEQCEGRVDVLVASVGSGGTMSGVSRFLKEKNPALRVVLVDPPGSGLYCFVREGKLECSGSSITEGIGIMRLTENFRRARVDEAVRLDDQDMLEMLYHLSREDALVVGTSAAINVRAAWELARRHQGEGLRIVTFLCDHGSRYASKVFNAEFLASKQLEVKPLPVG
- a CDS encoding DnaA N-terminal domain-containing protein is translated as MSLAVVGAARSLGMERRAFLGAIVELQIWAVQALPSGRFEPFSVSAAASGGRPEDASLDEAIWCEAVEGAVRWTGAPGAFWAALLRTGILVREGDSVRLTLCDRYVQVLEKRKKEAERKRRERANKAAAASGGRPADAPGTSPARRKREKETEKKSSSAAAVAMEVLVSPGHLAPVPPPPDEVLSEDSDPVQLALPGTHLVPVSLSPEERRHAEAPEPDAAPPRVPQAQAEAFFETFQHERARTFRGVPREDMPASWADWYRHALARVGGDESRLLTACRGYLHSDWGRSRQPVGTSVAFCSPKVWVRYVPHEQPDAAEPTELPSVDVSSPAGRAWQRCLTRLHEQGKRYALLWLQKARAVDVEDGRLILSVPDVYFRQWVEENYGPLVELLVRDCGLLGVRWLVPEADEAHGAMGGTPR